From one Takifugu rubripes chromosome 14, fTakRub1.2, whole genome shotgun sequence genomic stretch:
- the clcf1 gene encoding uncharacterized protein clcf1, whose product MIICRNLEKMKRSLGVHQHHLVLLFVAAMATARDVSQNLANERSSIESTYELTKYLEYQLKEIKDIYLTYLGPPFNEKDFSPPRPNTTALSLPTAATRLELWHGLENQARLAQNQKAYSVLLAAVRELARSTLCPSLKTSLLHFCTGLDGLLGSISALMTSLGYPLPPPSYTDSRNNAEALQYLRRGAGGDRPAPLINQGIYRSRAGTRTESGQKKSQRRSGARVVRGETDQGGRRREKEERRATSAGRRSGGSKEKGGGNRRRTTRQAEAESRAFSEDPVEVWKEEEAQLWEDGQWRRRRLLSFSEGEEKLMKVSYLSSLNLQMDSGHNQHSYSLNAHRTDTYREEDGFFLQGRGHLMVEEERQSVTSSSSSSSHHQKHRPPRSLLSSTLQPSLSTISLLYDLAAAEEHTLLSQPVPLSLQRGTSLLSPPLTPFLSSTSPSSSLLSVRPPMNDFARKVEGFWILRELQSWLWRSAKDFNRLKKRFRG is encoded by the exons TCCATCAGCACCACCTCGTCTTGCTGTTTGtcgctgccatggcaacggcgCGGGACGTTTCGCAGAACCTGGCCAACGAGAGGAGCTCCATAGAAAGCACATACGAACTGACCAAGTATCTGGAGTACCAGCTCAAGGAAATCAAGGACATTTAT CTGACCTACCTCGGCCCTCCCTTCAATGAGAAAGACTTCTCCCCTCCACGACCCAACACGACGGCTCTGTCCCTGCCCACCGCCGCAACTCGTCTGGAACTGTGGCACGGACTGGAGAACCAGGCCCGACTGGCTCAGAACCAGAAAGCCTACTCTGTTCTACTGGCAGCTGTGAGGGAGTTGGCCCGCTCGAccctctgcccctccctcaAGACCTCTCTGCTTCATTTCTGCACAGGCTTGGATGGGCTGCTGGGCTCCATATCAGCGCTGATGACCAGCCTGGGttaccctcttcctcctccatcctatACCGACAGCAGAAATAATGCGGAAGCATTGCAGTACCTGcggaggggggcagggggcgATAGACCTGCTCCATTGATTAACCAGGGTATTTACAGATCCAGAGCTGGGACCAGAACTGAGTCCGGTCAGAAAAAAAGCCAAAGAAGGAGTGGGGCGAGGGTTGTCAGAGGGGAAACAGACcagggggggagaagaagagagaaagaagaacGGAGAGCCACATCTGCTGGAAGGAGGAGTGGTGGGTCAAAAGAGAAGGGTGGAGGGAATCGACGAAGGACAACCCGGCAGGCTGAAGCCGAAAGCAGAGCTTTTAGTGAGGACCCTGTGGAGGtatggaaggaggaagaggcacAGCTGTGGGAAGATgggcagtggaggaggagaagattgcTGAGTTTCAGTGAGGGCGAAGAGAAGCTGATGAAAGTGTCATacctgagcagcctgaaccTTCAGATGGACAGCGGCCACAATCAACACAGCTACAGCCTGAACGCACATCGCACGGACACATACAGGGAAGAAGATGGGTTCTTCCTGCAGGGAAGAGGACATTTaatggtggaggaagagaggcaaagtgtcacctcctcctcctcctcctccagccaccaCCAAAAGCACAGGCCTCCAcgctcccttctctcctccaccctccaaCCGTCCCTCTCCACCATCTCGCTGCTCTACGACTTAGCAGCAGCGGAGGAACACACCCTCCTCTCCCAGCCCGTTCCTCTGTCTTTACAGAGAGGGACCTCCttgctctctcctcctctgacccCATTCCTGTCCTCTACCTCGCCATCCTCGTCGCTCCTCTCAGTGCGACCGCCTATGAATGACTTTGCCCGGAAGGTGGAGGGGTTCTGGATATTACGAGAGCTCCAGAGTTGGTTGTGGCGCTCGGCGAAGGACTTCAACCGCCTCAAGAAGAGATTCCGAGGCTGA